TTGGCAACTCGGCGGCCAGATTCTTCGTTTCGAGTGGATCGGTCTGATAGTCGTAAAGCTCGAGTTCAGCTGTCTCGGGCGAAGCGCCGATCTCCTTCCATTCAACCAGCCGATAACGAGCCGTGCGAACGGCGCGGCCTAGCAGCTTGCCGCGCGGATAGACGTGAATGATCGAGTCCTTCGTCGCAGACTTGGGATCGGAGAGTGTCTTCGCAAAGCTGCTGCCATCGAGCCCCGTGGGAATCGGCAGACCAGTCAGTTCACATAGCGTGGGATAGATATCGACGGTTTCAATAAGTGCAGATGTTTTGGTTCCGGCCTGAGCACCCTTAGGCAAGGCCACGACGACAGGAATGCGAGCGGCCTGTTCATAGTTAGTGTGTTTGCACCAGATGCCATGATCGCCCAAGTGCCAGCCATGATCGCCCCAGAGAACGACGATGGTGTTGCCCGAGAGCCCGGAATCATCGAGCGCGGTGAGCACGCGACCGAGTTGAGCATCCATATAACTAGTCGCGGCGTAGTAGCCGTGAATCAATTTCCGTTGCAGGTCAGCGGGAAGATCACCTTTGACTGGAATGTCTTTGTAGTTGCGGAGTTCGCCGCCGAATTGCGGGGCGTAACTTGGTGCACCCTTAGGAGGCTGTGTGACTGCTGCAAGATCGAGCTTCTCGGGGTCATATAGATCCCAGTACTTTTGCGGTGCACAGAACGGAAGATGGGGCTTGAGAAAGCCGACTGCGAGAAAGAAAGGCTGGTCTGGCTTTTCTTTCAAGGCCTCGATTCGCTTGACCGCTTCGTCCGCGACGATGCCATCACCATAAGTGGAGTCCGAAACGTCAGCCGCTTCATAGGCTGCTCCTTTGGGCAAATTGCCGGCGGGCTTATTGCTGAACAAAGCACCTTCGCGAGTTTCCTCCGCTTGATTCGCCTTGAGTGCGTACTGCACCGTCTTGGCTTGGAAGTGAGGCACGCTCCACGAAGTGGCGTCCTCGTTATTGCCGTGACCAACATGAAACAATTTGCCCATCGCTTCGGTGCGATAGCCTTGCTGCTTGAAATACTGCGGCAGAGTGACGGCTTGCGGTGCTGACTTGCGAAAGTTGGTGCCCAGGTCGTAAATGCCCAGTGTTTGGGGGCGCAAGCCAACCAGCAGCGAGTTGCGCGACGGCGAACAAACTGCCTGATTGCAATAGGCACTATTAAAGACCATTCCACGACTGGCGAGTCGATCGATGTTTGGCGACTTGGCAAGTTTGTCGCCGTAACAGCCGAGTTGCGGCTTCAAGTCGTCAACGCAGATCAGCAGTACATTCGGCCGCGTTTTTTCTGCGGCTGCGACAATCGCAACAAAAAACAGCACGAGCAAGAGTGAGGAGAGGAGTTTCATCGTTCGCTTCCAGAAGAGTTCGTCAGGCGAGTAATTCACGCACGACGTGACCATGCACGTCGGTCAGGCGAAACTCGCGCCCCTGATATTGAAACGTTAATCGCTCGTGGTCGAGTCCCAGCAGATGCAGTATCGTCGCGTTCAGGTCATGCACGTGTACTGGCCGTTCGGCAATGTTGAAGCCGAATTCGTCCGTCGCGCCCACGCTGCAGCCCGGCTTAATCCCACCACCTGCCAGCCACATCGTAAACGCGTCTTTGTGGTGATCGCGCCCCGGCTTCGTCTTTTCGCCATCGCCGCCCAAACCTTGCGCGAGGGGCGTGCGACCAAACTCGCTGCCCCACACGACCAGCGTATCGTTCAGCAAGCCGCGCTCCTTTAAATCGGCCAGCAGGGCCGCCATGGGCTGGTCCACATCGCGGGCTTTTCGTGGCAGCGAACTGGCGATGTTGGAATGATGGTCCCAGTCAGCGTCGTAAAGTTCGACCACGCGCACCCCGCGCTCGACGAGTCTCCGCGCGAGCAGACAGTTATTCGCAAAGCTCGCTTTACCCGGCTGCGCGCCATAGCGTTCTAAAGTCTCCTGCGACTCGGCACCAATATCGATCAATTCAGGAACCTTGGTTTGCATTCGAAAAGCCATCTCGTACTGGCTGATGCGAGTCGCAATTTCCGGATCGCCCACATCGGCCAGTCTGGCTTCATTCAGAGCACGCGTGGCATCAAGCACGCGGCGACGACTGTCGTTCGAGTGCCCCTGCGGATTCGAGAGGAAAAGCACCGCATCTCCCTGCGAACGAAATTGCACGCCCTGATTCACGCTCGGCAGAAACCCGCTCGACCACATGGCGGTCCCTGCGCCACCCGCATTGCCACTGAGCAGGACGACATACGCCGGCAAGTCTGCATTGATCGAGCCGAGTCCGTAAGTCACCCACGAACCAAAGCTGGGGCGGTCGCCGCGGCCGAAGCCAGTGTGCAGAAAAATCTGGGCGGGGGCATGATTGATTTCTTCCGTATGGAGCGAACGCACGACGGCGATTTCATCGGCCATTTTTGCGAGGTTGGGCAATAGCTCCGACATCTGCTGGCCACTCTCACCATGCGGCGCAAACTTGAACTTCGAGCCCGACAACTTCTTTTCTGCCCCGAGAAACGCAAACCGCTTGCCAGCCAGCAGCGATTCGGGACACGCTTCGCCATTGCGGCGAACGAGTTCGGGCTTGGCATCGAACAGATCGAGCTGCGACGGCGCACCGATCATGTGCAAATAGATGACTCGTTTCGCCCGCGGTGCGAAATGAGGCTGTTTACCCGCTGCAGATTCCGGTGCCGCTTGCAGCAGATTGCAAAGTGCGAGCGCGCCAAGACTCAAACCGCCACGCTGGAAAAATGAGCGCCGGTCGGTCAACTTCAAGTGAGCCAGTTGCTGCTGCATTACTTAACCCTTAGTAATCGTTTCGTCGAGGTTCAGGAGCGCGCTAGCGACGGCAAACCAGGCTGACACTTCATTTCCCGCCGCCTGTTCGGCATTGAACAGTTTTCGCAGGACGGCGAGTTCCGCTGCGGATGGCGCCCGCGCAACTGCCAGGCGAAAAGCGTGCGCGAGTCGGGCATCAAGGTCACCATCAGGTTGCTCGCGCACAATTCGCTGCGCAAAAGCCTGAGCTGCGCCAACGTAAACGGGATCGTTGAGCAGCGTGAGGGCTTGCAGCGGAGTGTTCGAGCGCAGCCGTTTAACGCGGCACGACAAGCGAGCGGTGGCATCAAAGGTAATCATGCTTGGATTCGGGGACATGCGCTTGAGCACCACATAAATGCCGCGGCGATATTGCTCCGAACCGGGGCTGACGGTGTATTCGTATTTCTCGCCACCCACTTTGTTCCAGAGTCCCGCAGGTTGCGGCGGATAAATAGGGGGGCCAAACTGCTTGAGGTCGATCAGCCCGGCGATTGCCAACGCGTTATCGCGAATTCCCTCTGCGCTGAGGCGATAACTGGGTCCGCGAGCCAACAGGCGATTCTGTGGATCCCGCTCGCTCAGTTCCGGCGTGAGTCGGCTCGATTGGCGATAAGTTTCGCTCGTGAGTATTGCCTTGAGGAGCTTTTTCTGCGACCAGCCTTGCTCGCGATATTCGACGGCCAGCCAATCGAGCAATTCGGGATGAGTCGGGCGTTGTCCTTTGATGCCGAAATCCTCCGGCGTTGTGACCAGACCTTCGCCGAAGAGTTCTTGCCAGACGCGATTCACGGCCACGCGGGCGGTGAGTGGGTTCTCGTCGCTACAGAGCCAGCGGGCGAGCGCGATGCGGTCGGGTTCGATCGCTTTGTTGGTGCCGGTGAGAATCACAGGTGTCGCGGCCTGAATGGCTTCTCCGGGTGTGCGAAAGTCACCGCGATTGAACATCGTCGTCGGGCGAAGCTGAGCAACCTGCTGCATCACCAAAGTGCGCGGCGGCTTCAATCCCTTCAGGCGATTTTCCAGCGCGGAGAGTTGGGATTCGAGTTCCCGTTTGGCCGGCGAAGCAGCGATTGGCTGTTTGGGAGCAGGCTTGGCTTCGCCGGTGAGCGCGGATAATCGCACTCGCCCCAGCGTGCGCGCCTGGCCAAAGTTCTGTTCGAGTTTGAAAGTGAGTGTAGTTCCCTGCTCAAAGCCGATTGGACGTGCGGTCCGAAAGCTGGCCCAATGGCTTTGCTTGAAGCGGGGACCAATGGCCCAGCCCGTCTTCGCTTTTCCAT
Above is a window of Anatilimnocola aggregata DNA encoding:
- a CDS encoding sulfatase-like hydrolase/transferase, whose translation is MKLLSSLLLVLFFVAIVAAAEKTRPNVLLICVDDLKPQLGCYGDKLAKSPNIDRLASRGMVFNSAYCNQAVCSPSRNSLLVGLRPQTLGIYDLGTNFRKSAPQAVTLPQYFKQQGYRTEAMGKLFHVGHGNNEDATSWSVPHFQAKTVQYALKANQAEETREGALFSNKPAGNLPKGAAYEAADVSDSTYGDGIVADEAVKRIEALKEKPDQPFFLAVGFLKPHLPFCAPQKYWDLYDPEKLDLAAVTQPPKGAPSYAPQFGGELRNYKDIPVKGDLPADLQRKLIHGYYAATSYMDAQLGRVLTALDDSGLSGNTIVVLWGDHGWHLGDHGIWCKHTNYEQAARIPVVVALPKGAQAGTKTSALIETVDIYPTLCELTGLPIPTGLDGSSFAKTLSDPKSATKDSIIHVYPRGKLLGRAVRTARYRLVEWKEIGASPETAELELYDYQTDPLETKNLAAELPTVVAELRANLAKHPEAKPQIKAAANTGSKPAAKKSQDRGVLFASKDKDGDGKLTREEFLANQPDPDEAPQRFVQFDVDKNGSLTRAEFVTSGGKNPNAK
- a CDS encoding DUF1501 domain-containing protein codes for the protein MQQQLAHLKLTDRRSFFQRGGLSLGALALCNLLQAAPESAAGKQPHFAPRAKRVIYLHMIGAPSQLDLFDAKPELVRRNGEACPESLLAGKRFAFLGAEKKLSGSKFKFAPHGESGQQMSELLPNLAKMADEIAVVRSLHTEEINHAPAQIFLHTGFGRGDRPSFGSWVTYGLGSINADLPAYVVLLSGNAGGAGTAMWSSGFLPSVNQGVQFRSQGDAVLFLSNPQGHSNDSRRRVLDATRALNEARLADVGDPEIATRISQYEMAFRMQTKVPELIDIGAESQETLERYGAQPGKASFANNCLLARRLVERGVRVVELYDADWDHHSNIASSLPRKARDVDQPMAALLADLKERGLLNDTLVVWGSEFGRTPLAQGLGGDGEKTKPGRDHHKDAFTMWLAGGGIKPGCSVGATDEFGFNIAERPVHVHDLNATILHLLGLDHERLTFQYQGREFRLTDVHGHVVRELLA